The proteins below are encoded in one region of Triticum aestivum cultivar Chinese Spring chromosome 1B, IWGSC CS RefSeq v2.1, whole genome shotgun sequence:
- the LOC123129715 gene encoding uncharacterized protein, which produces MRPAKDNDMQKNILVQLLASSSYSIPENILLPSVFLNPKELLLSLVIARSRSVSTRSCRAMSCVSGKPAAGHGSTKETRGSGGTETEGDAHMLDPLCRTIEFFECF; this is translated from the exons ATGCGCCCAGCGAAGGACAACGACATGCAAAAAAACATACTAGTGCAGCTGCTTGCCTCCTCTTCATATTCCATACCAGAAAATATCCTTCTCCCCTCTGTTTTCTTAA atcctaaGGAACTGTTGCTGTCGCTGGTCATTGCTCGGAGCCGCAGCGTGTCGACAAGATCCTGCAGAGCCATGAGTTGTGTATCCGGCAAGCCGGCTGCCGGTCATGGTTCCACAAAG GAAACAAGAGGGAGCGGCGGCACTGAGACCGAGGGAGACGCACACATGCTAGACCCCCTGTGTAGAACGATTGAATTCTTTGAA TGTTTTTAG